CATAAAGCTCATGAACTTCTCCATACACATTATGTAAAGAGAGAGAACTATCCTGAAGACTAATATAAAAAGTGTGACGTAATATTTTGTAACGTAAATGCCAATTACAGAAATATCTGCTAGAATTTATATGATTTGAGGCTCGTATAATATGCGGACAACTAAAAAGGTTGTCCGCTATTTTACTAAAGGAAACTTTTGCATAGAAAGAACGTCTATTATATAATAATTTATGTTAATATGCGAATTAATGCTAACAAGCTATATAAATAAAGTGTGAGGAGTTTATATGAAGCTGGCAGGAAAAAGAAGCAACAGTATATATAAGGGAAACAATAATACATATAAGAAAAATAATAACATATTTAAAAGAAACAATAACAGATTTTTTATGATAATTGCAATTGCCGGAATCCTTTTAATTCTTTTTACCTGGAAGGTATTAATCCCCGGATACCAGGCTGTTGTGGCGGGAAAGAACAACGGTTATGGCCAGGTAACTGAAGACAATGGCAATAAGAGCGGTGTTACTGAAGATGAAGAAATATCCAAACAGCTTCCGATTGATGAAAATATTGAAGAAAAGGTTAAGGAGATAAGTGACGACCTTACGCTTGGTGTAACAGTTGAAAAGCCTTATCCTGAGAAACTTGTGGAAGATGACGGCATTAATATATTAATTATGGGTGAAGACAAGGAAAATTACCTTTATGATACTTTGGGAATCATAAGTATAAGCCGGGAAGCTAAAAAGGTTAAATTAATTATGATTCCGAGAGATTTGTATATTAAATATAATCCTAAAATTATCGAATTGCTAAGAGAGGCTAATCTGGCAGATGTACCGGGAGTTCTCAAAATTAACTATGCCCACCATATTGGTGTAATGCTAAAATATGAAGGGGATTTTAAAACATACTCAGCGAGTTTCCTGGCACAGATTATAAAAGAGAAATTCGGCATAAAGATTAATGATTACGTAAAGACAAACCTGCAGGGTTTCAGGGATATTGTAGATGTATACGGGGGAGTGGAGATTAATGTTCCCTATGATATGAATTATGACGACCCTCTTCAGGATCTGTCCATTCACCTGAAAAAAGGCCCACAAAGATTAAATGGAGAGCAAGCCGAAGGTTTTGTAAGGTTCAGGCAGGGTTATACAGAAGAAGGAGAATATTTCGAAATAGGGGATGTAGGCAGAAAAGAGAATCAGATTGCATTTATAAAAGCTTTTGCCAGCCAGGCAGGAACTTTGTCAAATATTGATAAAATTCCGGAGGTAATTAAAATTTTAGGGAAGAATGTCCAGCATAGTATTGGTGTGGGGGATGTGCTTACTAAATATATGAGCCTTGCCAAGGACATTATCATCAACAAATATGATATTGAAGGATTAACTTTGGAAGGGAAAATGCAAAATATCAATGGGGTATTTTACATTGTAATAGACGACGGAGAATAGTGAGGATACAGAAAGTGAAAATTGATAGCATTAAAGATAGCAATAGCAGCAATAATGTCAATAGCATTAATAATAGAAACATCCTAATAAGCAATAATCCAAATATAAACAATAGATCAAATATAAGTAATAACCCTTATTTCCTTATGGCACTTCTCCTGGTGCTTTGGGGCTCCTTTGCAGCGGTAAGCAAACTTGTACTTAAAAATATTGACAGTTTTCAAAGTCAATTCTATATGTTTGCCATTGC
This sequence is a window from Clostridiaceae bacterium. Protein-coding genes within it:
- a CDS encoding LCP family protein produces the protein MKLAGKRSNSIYKGNNNTYKKNNNIFKRNNNRFFMIIAIAGILLILFTWKVLIPGYQAVVAGKNNGYGQVTEDNGNKSGVTEDEEISKQLPIDENIEEKVKEISDDLTLGVTVEKPYPEKLVEDDGINILIMGEDKENYLYDTLGIISISREAKKVKLIMIPRDLYIKYNPKIIELLREANLADVPGVLKINYAHHIGVMLKYEGDFKTYSASFLAQIIKEKFGIKINDYVKTNLQGFRDIVDVYGGVEINVPYDMNYDDPLQDLSIHLKKGPQRLNGEQAEGFVRFRQGYTEEGEYFEIGDVGRKENQIAFIKAFASQAGTLSNIDKIPEVIKILGKNVQHSIGVGDVLTKYMSLAKDIIINKYDIEGLTLEGKMQNINGVFYIVIDDGE